The Pirellulales bacterium genome segment GTCGCCTGAGCTTTCTCGTTGTCCTTTCACTTTGCGCTTTGCTAGTCGAATTGTCAGCAGCCGCGGATGCGCCCTCCAAACCGCGTGTTGTCGGCCGCGCGGAGGATGGCTTCCTGCTTCCCAACGGCTGGACTCTCACGCCAGTGGGAGAGCAAGTCACGCTCACTGACATGCCGCTCAATATCATTCCCTTGGCGGACGGCCGGCATGTGCTCGTCGCCAGCAGCGGATACAACCAGCATGAGTTGGTTGTCGTCGACCTGAGCGACAAACAAATCACGGATCGCGAGCGAGTGAAACAGAGTTGGTTCGGCCTCGCCACCACCACAGCTCAGGATAAGGTCTGGTGGGCTGGCGGCGGCGCCGACATGCTGCATGGCTACGACTTGAAGGGGGGAGAACTGGTTCGTTCAAGTCCCGACGAGCCCGACGAATCGAAACGTTCCAAGGAAGAACGCAGAGCAGATCGCCGGTTCCGTAGCGGGCTGACCATGTCGCGCGCCGGGGACAAGCTCTATACGCTTGATATCAACTCCGGCACAATTCGCGAAATCGACCTTCGCGGCCAAGGTGAAGATCGTATTTCCAAAATCGGCAATCGTCCTTACGACGTTGTGATGGCGCGCAACGGATCGAGGCTCTATGTCTCGGATTGGGCAGGCCGCGCGGTGCTGGCAGTCGACCCGGCCGATCTGCGCACCGTTTCGCGGATCGCTACCGGCGAGCATCCGAATCAGCTGGCTCTGCACCCCACGGATGATCGGTTGTTCGTCTCCTGTGCTTCGAGCAAATGCGTGTCTGTGATCGACACGCGACGCGGCATCATCACCGAAACCATCATGACCACGCTTTTTCCTCGCGCGCCGGAAGGTAGCACACCGGACGCCCTTGCCATTTCGCCCGACGGCGAATCGCTGTTCGTGGCCAACGCCGACAACAACTGCATCGTGGTCGTCGACATTGAGGAAGAAAACGAAAGCCAGGTGAAGGGGATGATCCCGACCGGCTGGTATCCGACGTCGGTGGCCGTCACGCCCGACGGCAAGACCCTGCTAGTTGGCGTCGGAAAGGGAAATCAAACCAAGGCCAATCCCATTCCGGCCGATCAAGACGCTAAAGATAAAGATGCGATCGAGCGGCGCCGCCTTCCTTTCCCCTACATTGGCACAACCTTGTCAGGTGCCCTGTCGATCATCCCGATTCCCGACGACGAACAGTTGGCCTCTTACACGGAACGGGTCTACAAGAATTGTCCTTATTCAGACAAGTTACTGGCAGGCACACCCAGCGAGTTAAAAACCGCGGTCCCCACTAAAATCGGCGATCCGTCTCCGATCAAGCATGTTATTTACATCATCAAGGAGAACCGCACGTACGATCAGATATTTGGCGACATTCCCGTCTCGAATGCCGATCCGAGCCTGGTGATGTTCGGTGAAGAGATCACACCCAACCACCACAATCTCGCCAAAGAGTTCGTCCTCCTCGACAACTTGTACTGCAATGGCCAAGTCTCGCGCGACGGGCATCCCTGGTCGACGATGGCCTATAACACGGACTACATCGCGCGCGATTGGACGCTGACCTACTCAAGCCGTGAAGGGGTTGAAGATGACGACGAGGGGGACTTGTCGAATGCCCCCAGCGGCTACATATGGGATGCGTGCTCCCGAGCAGGTTTATCTTACCGTAGCTATGGTGAGTACGGTCGCCGCGTCAGCCAACCTGACGGCTCGATTCGCGTCGAAGGCGCCGTGCCAGGCCTGGCTGGCCACATGTGCCCCGACTATGGCGTGCCCAAGATGCCAGGCCAGCGATCGCGCGATACCGACAATGTCGCGACCTTTCTCAAGGAGTTCCATGCTTACGAACAGCAAGGAGACCTGCCCCGTTTTATCGTGATGAGCCTGGGCGAAGACCACACTTCGGGCACGACCCCTGGCGCCTTCACGCCGCAGGCATGCGTAGCCAGCAATGATCTGGCGCTGGGCCGTC includes the following:
- a CDS encoding alkaline phosphatase family protein, whose product is RLSFLVVLSLCALLVELSAAADAPSKPRVVGRAEDGFLLPNGWTLTPVGEQVTLTDMPLNIIPLADGRHVLVASSGYNQHELVVVDLSDKQITDRERVKQSWFGLATTTAQDKVWWAGGGADMLHGYDLKGGELVRSSPDEPDESKRSKEERRADRRFRSGLTMSRAGDKLYTLDINSGTIREIDLRGQGEDRISKIGNRPYDVVMARNGSRLYVSDWAGRAVLAVDPADLRTVSRIATGEHPNQLALHPTDDRLFVSCASSKCVSVIDTRRGIITETIMTTLFPRAPEGSTPDALAISPDGESLFVANADNNCIVVVDIEEENESQVKGMIPTGWYPTSVAVTPDGKTLLVGVGKGNQTKANPIPADQDAKDKDAIERRRLPFPYIGTTLSGALSIIPIPDDEQLASYTERVYKNCPYSDKLLAGTPSELKTAVPTKIGDPSPIKHVIYIIKENRTYDQIFGDIPVSNADPSLVMFGEEITPNHHNLAKEFVLLDNLYCNGQVSRDGHPWSTMAYNTDYIARDWTLTYSSREGVEDDDEGDLSNAPSGYIWDACSRAGLSYRSYGEYGRRVSQPDGSIRVEGAVPGLAGHMCPDYGVPKMPGQRSRDTDNVATFLKEFHAYEQQGDLPRFIVMSLGEDHTSGTTPGAFTPQACVASNDLALGRLVEAVSHSKFWPETAIFVIEDDAQNGPDHVDAHRTIGLVISPYTKRKQLDSTQYTTVSMLRTMELILGLSPLSQYDAAANPMYGSFTDKADLTPYTHLPARINLDAKNTALSYGAERSSKMDFSEYDRVNDFELNEVLWYSIKGENATLPPAVRRAIAYRGTGGK